In Phalacrocorax aristotelis chromosome 6, bGulAri2.1, whole genome shotgun sequence, one DNA window encodes the following:
- the CCDC18 gene encoding coiled-coil domain-containing protein 18 isoform X3 yields MEYSMWTRSKSAAGEGLLADLQSLQNRLRRTERNLQTVEEELSSTSTSKHYGHCFDEAVDLTLKDLVQPNCNYQGFSNCKKNAGKTFCHDLQRKSETYSISTASDKTVEENERLKEKLDALCEQNASLASQNHYLKNRVETMNLELMQSKTRISYLESTLGTHLVSISKLKEQIVNLEAEVSAQAKILRGTEDKLDQSRKTGMEREKMLQRYKKDYKNLKMELIERSKQGKRAEQQRNEALLNAEELTRAFKKYKEKIIGKIEKVKAEEVVVGKRLINCEKEKEKLSEKCVSYRKDLDILEEQVRQLKEENRSAKEEIKTLEAKNTKMLSMLTQSDQKIIELESELSDKKIVLKEKNALISENAELRALNAQQHNRLKLCHQEIEESREELHILETIIFQLSLSTSEEFKWHHLKHQLFSSSTKEALSESCCESNKPLTADLSSVKLAMKEAEIQKPHANLTICNGAEHLSNDNEGQGNSRLCGLETEPVKLIRSQEERRKCQQLELISKEFEKERRRFQKEVEELHAKLTKADDENSSLKTSMAQRASHFQIIQEDLLKKASKTSSLEREITKKSSQLSALEKQLEEKTIAYSAAATRNTELEEELMGKNRRIHELETTIGKEHEQITSAFEKAKLVHLEQHKEMEKQIEELQTQLEKKHQQFVEQEKIISILQQDVIHKQHHIESLDGLLIESREEMENQHVKKDQGLKMLKSQLTEERMKVRQLESALDVCKEEVALYLSQSQENKEIFEDQLKKKSEEVCYLQKEIKLKDQNIQDTSEQNILLQQTLHHQQQMLQQETIRNGELEDNQIKLEKQVSSLEQELQKQKARAEDELRKVEEKLRVAAQEAVLNRQKVDELNSTIRQIKLEMDQCKNELTGREKEVVQLKRDGEDKAMQINQLDITLEEARSELNEKANEVQDLEDKLLQSETCHREALQKIVELESALQNARGELKITSAQLQELQDALQNAQSSLEEKHVAIMDLTTKLRYCKGEVEEKNQELLDMDQALKERNWELKQRAAQITQLDMTVREHKGEMEQQIIRLECKLEKSELEIKECNKQIESLEKKLQHSKDELREKEFELLQRDQEINQLKKKIERKQQSLEALEKVKCSLDTKHVINF; encoded by the exons ATGGAGTATAGCATGTGGACCCGCTCTAAAAGTGCTGCTGGTGAAGGCCTGCTTGCAGACTTACAGTCGTTACAGAATCGGCTGAGGAGAACTGAAAGAAACCTACAGACTGTAGAGGAAGAGCTTTCCAG CACTAGTACAAGCAAACATTATGGCCACTGCTTTGATGAGGCTGTAGACCTCACTCTGAAGGACCTTGTTCAGCCTAATTGCAACTACCAAGGCTTTTCCAACTGCAAGAAGAATGCTGGTAAAACATTTTGCCACgatttgcaaagaaaatctgaa ACTTATTCGATATCCACAGCATCTGATAAAactgtggaagaaaatgaacGTCTTAAGGAGAAGCTGGATGCCCTTTGCGAGCAAAATGCATCTTTGGCTTCTCAGAATCACTACCTAAAGAACAGAGTGGAAACAATGAACTTGGAATTGATGCAGTCAAAAACAAGA atttcttaCCTTGAATCGACTTTAGGTACCCATTTAGTCAGCATTTCAAAGTTAAAAGAACAGATTGTAAACTTGGAAGCAGAAGTTTCGGCTCAAGCTAAAATTCTGAG AGGTACAGAAGATAAACTAGATCAAAGCCGGAAAACaggaatggaaagagaaaagatgttgcaaagatacaaaaaggactataaaaatctgaaaatggaGTTAATTGAACGAAGCAAGCAAGGAAAGAG AGcagaacagcaaagaaatgaaGCTTTGTTGAACGCAGAGGAGCTGACAAGAGCTTTCAAAAAgtataaagagaaaataattggaaaaatagaaaag gTTAAAGCTGAAGAAGTAGTCGTGGGAAAACGTTTAATTaattgtgaaaaagaaaaagagaagttgaGTGAAAAGTGTGTCAGCTACAGAAAGGATCTAGACATCCTAGAAGAGCAAGTAAG GCAGTTAAAGGAAGAGAATCGTAgtgcaaaagaagaaattaagacTCTGGAGGCAAAGAACACCAAAATGTTATCAATGCTGACTCAGTCTGATCAGAAGATCATTGAGCTTGAGAGTGAACTTAGTGACAAAAAAATAGtacttaaagagaaaaatgctctAATAAGTGAAAACGCAGAGCTGAGAGCACTTAACGCACAGCAACATAACCGCTTGAAATTATGCCATCAAGAAATTGAGGAATCAAGGGAAGAGCTCCACATATTAGAAACCATTATTTTCCAGTTGTCTCTAAGTACATCTGAAGAG TTTAAATGGCACCACTTGAAACACCAGCTATTCAGTTCCTCAACAAAAGAAGCTCTCTCTGAATCTTGTTGTGAATCAAATAAACCTTTGACTGCAGACCTAAG TAGTGTTAAACTGGCaatgaaagaagcagaaattcaAAAGCCTCATGCAAACTTAACTATCTGTAATGGAGCTGAGCATCTTTCTAATGATAATGAAGGCCAAGGAAATAGCAGGTTATGTGGCCTGGAAACAGAGCCTGTCAAATTGATCAGAAGTCAAGAAG agaggagaaaatgtcAACAGTTGGAACTCATCAGCAAGGAATTTGAAAAGGAGAGGCGAAGATTCCAGAAAGAGGTAGAAGAGTTACATGCTAAACTAACAAAAGCAGATGATGAGAATTCTTCTTTGAAGACCAGCATGGCTCAGAGGGCCAGCCATTTTCAAATCATACAGGAAGACCTACTGAAGAAGGCTTCAAAAACTAGTAGCTTAGAGAGAGAA ataaCAAAGAAATCTTCTCAACTTTCTGCACTTGagaaacagctggaagaaaagacTATTGCTTATTCTGCTGCTGCAACAAGAAATACTGAATTGGAAGAGGAACTCATG GGAAAAAACAGGCGCATTCATGAGTTGGAAACAACTATCGGCAAAGAACATGAACAAAtaacttctgcttttgaaaaagcaaagttgGTTCACCTTGAGCAGcacaaagagatggagaaacaGATTGAAGAA CTTCAAACACAGCTAGAGAAGAAACATCAACAATTTGTTgaacaagagaaaataatatctATTTTGCAACAAGATGTTATACATAAACAGCATCACATTGAATCGTTGGATGGGCTGCTGATAGAAAGCAGAGAG GAAATGGAAAATCAACATGTTAAGAAAGATCAAGGATTGAAGATGCTGAAAAGTCAGttaacagaagaaagaatgaaa GTGAGACAACTTGAGTCAGCACTAGACGTATGTAAGGAAGAAGTTGCACTGTATTTGAGTCAGTCACAAGAAAATAAGGAGATCTTTGAAGATCAGctcaaaaaaaagtctgaagag gtttgttatttacagaaagaaataaaactaaaagatCAGAATATTCAGGACACAAGTGAACAAAATATTCTTCTACAACAAACTTTGCATCATCAGCAGCAAATGTTACAGCAAGAAACTATTAGAAATGGGGAGCTGGAAGATAATCAAATTAAACTTGAAAAACAG GTATCCAGTTTGGAACAAGAGcttcagaagcagaaagcacGTGCAGAAGATGAGCTGAGAAAGGTAGAGGAGAAACTTCGCGTAGCTGCTCAGGAAGCAGTTTTAAACAGACAGAAGGTGGATGAACTTAATAGTACAATCAG ACAAATTAAACTAGAGATGGATCAGTGCAAGAATGAACTTACTGGTAGGGAAAAAGAAGTAGTGCAATTAAAACGAGATGGTGAAGACAAAGCAATGCAGATAAATCAGTTGGATATTACTTTGGAAGAAGCACGGTCAGAGCTCAATGAAAAGGCAAATGAGG TGCAAGATTTAGAAGATAAGCTGCTTCAAAGTGAGACTTGCCACAGGGAAGCCTTACAGAAAATAGTAGAACTAGAATCTGCATTACAGAATGCCCGTGGGGAATTAAAAATCACTTCAGCACAGCTTCAGGAATTGCAAGATGCATTACAGAATGCACAGTCCTCTCTGGAGGAGAAGCATGTTGCTATTATGGATCTAACAACTAAGCTCAG GTATTGCAAGGGAGAAGTTGAAGAGAAAAACCAAGAACTCCTTGACATGGACCAAGCATTGAAAGAAAGGAATTGGGAACTGAAACAAAGAGCAGCTCAG ATTACACAGTTGGATATGACAGTTCGTGAACATAAGGGAGAAATGGAACAACAAATAATTCGATTAGAGTGCAAGTTAGAGAAGTCAGAGTTAGAAATTAAGGAATGCAATAAACAG